Proteins encoded by one window of Nocardia goodfellowii:
- a CDS encoding lipase family protein, translating into MVDDVKGRDGMGYASYIETAIAVGCVVAIALPGHTAAAPPDRDSVLHGLGLESSGTPPPAGLTPEIEKLWRGVQPTPSGDPFLDTWPAASTHRAAGEVIGRRDLTTATAMQLPIPIREAVQVRYATRDSAGAPSFTTATLLKPVDDWRGAGDRPVLVHALPINSLGLRCAPGYRTAHGGGGEMAGFNWIPPVTVKALARGFAVLVPDHEGPRMAYAEPRVTGQALLDGIRAARSAFGSEFDDSRYALFGYSGGGLAAYSAAMLLEEYAPELRSVIEGAALGGIMTDLRRVAELFDGRVQSGILMAVVLAFAREHPEILTAMNDLAKFGATSPLKDVCGTEEALLGAVGIPLELASKYEKPLDSALADKIFRATDLRGRKSAFPLYIFHAKNDQWVPASGATDLYAEQCALGVSATVQISPGEHITGSLTTFLGAMGWLDERLQGVPAPNGCPRR; encoded by the coding sequence ATGGTGGATGATGTGAAAGGCCGGGACGGCATGGGTTACGCGAGTTATATCGAAACCGCGATCGCCGTCGGTTGTGTTGTGGCGATCGCATTACCCGGGCACACCGCCGCCGCACCGCCAGACCGAGACAGCGTGCTGCACGGACTCGGCCTCGAATCCTCCGGTACGCCCCCGCCCGCAGGTCTGACACCCGAAATCGAGAAATTGTGGCGCGGGGTGCAGCCCACTCCGTCAGGCGACCCATTCCTCGATACCTGGCCCGCTGCATCGACACACCGCGCGGCCGGTGAGGTGATCGGGCGACGGGACCTCACCACTGCCACCGCCATGCAACTGCCGATTCCGATCCGCGAAGCGGTCCAGGTGAGGTACGCCACCCGGGATTCGGCCGGTGCGCCCTCCTTCACGACAGCGACACTGCTGAAACCCGTCGACGATTGGCGCGGTGCGGGCGATCGCCCGGTGCTGGTCCACGCTCTGCCGATCAACTCGCTGGGCCTGCGGTGCGCGCCCGGTTATCGGACGGCGCACGGCGGCGGCGGCGAGATGGCGGGTTTCAACTGGATCCCACCGGTGACAGTAAAAGCACTCGCGCGCGGTTTCGCGGTCCTGGTACCGGACCACGAAGGCCCCAGAATGGCGTACGCCGAGCCTCGAGTGACCGGTCAGGCGTTGCTCGATGGCATTCGGGCCGCTCGCTCGGCGTTCGGGTCCGAATTCGATGACAGCCGTTACGCGCTGTTCGGCTATTCCGGTGGGGGACTGGCGGCTTATTCCGCGGCGATGCTCTTGGAGGAGTATGCGCCGGAACTGCGCTCGGTGATCGAGGGTGCGGCGCTGGGCGGGATCATGACCGACTTGCGTCGGGTCGCGGAATTGTTCGATGGCCGGGTGCAGTCCGGGATCCTGATGGCGGTCGTGCTCGCCTTCGCCCGTGAACACCCCGAAATCCTCACTGCGATGAACGATTTGGCGAAGTTCGGTGCGACCTCACCGCTCAAGGATGTGTGCGGTACCGAGGAAGCCTTGCTCGGCGCGGTGGGAATCCCGCTCGAACTCGCGTCCAAATATGAGAAACCCCTCGACAGCGCGCTCGCTGACAAGATTTTCCGCGCTACCGACCTTCGCGGCAGAAAGTCCGCATTCCCGTTGTATATCTTCCACGCGAAAAACGATCAATGGGTTCCCGCATCCGGCGCGACCGATCTGTATGCGGAACAGTGCGCGCTGGGCGTATCCGCGACTGTGCAGATCAGCCCGGGGGAGCACATCACCGGATCGCTGACCACCTTCCTCGGTGCGATGGGTTGGCTAGACGAGCGGCTACAGGGTGTCCCAGCCCCGAACGGATGTCCACGCCGCTGA
- a CDS encoding acyl-CoA dehydrogenase family protein — translation MPFTLTPSYADNPRLQDLVERLRTYLDTELAEYEAGLGLARESRYTRQTLEPVWRRSRELGFYGIHLPAEYGGHGLSFTELAALKEEIGASPRILATSVLGDMGGPLRVGSIFEHATRYQLEKYLLPVLRGERACCFSLTEQDAGSDVRGIRTTATPDGDGWRLNGHKVFSSAGPFADFSVLIARMADTDTYSAFLVDLDAPGCTVAEGDLPMSGEHIEADILLDDCYVGPEQLLGEIGQGLRIGLGRVTVNRLLHCPTALGGARRALALSVDYAKTRMVNGAPLGMLQSIQHRLADMAADYYAARSMTYDALAALDAGSRPRVEAFLCKLFVAEKAFDIADHAVQIHGKAGVVRGGEIESLFQRLRMFRILTGSSEIQRNGIARELLLA, via the coding sequence ATGCCTTTCACCCTCACTCCGAGCTATGCCGACAACCCGCGGCTACAGGATCTGGTCGAACGACTGCGCACCTACCTCGACACCGAGCTCGCCGAGTACGAGGCCGGACTCGGTCTCGCCCGCGAATCGCGCTACACCCGCCAGACATTGGAGCCGGTGTGGCGGCGCAGCCGCGAGCTCGGCTTCTACGGCATCCACCTGCCCGCCGAATATGGTGGCCACGGCTTGAGTTTCACCGAACTGGCCGCCCTGAAAGAAGAGATCGGCGCCTCCCCGCGCATTCTCGCGACCTCGGTGCTCGGAGACATGGGCGGACCGCTACGGGTCGGCTCGATCTTCGAGCATGCCACCCGCTACCAGCTGGAGAAATATCTGCTGCCGGTGTTGCGCGGCGAACGCGCCTGCTGCTTCTCGCTCACCGAACAGGACGCCGGTTCCGACGTGCGCGGCATTCGCACCACCGCGACCCCGGACGGCGACGGCTGGCGGCTCAACGGCCACAAAGTCTTCTCCAGTGCGGGACCCTTCGCCGACTTCTCGGTCCTGATCGCCCGCATGGCCGACACCGACACCTACTCCGCGTTCCTGGTAGACCTGGACGCGCCCGGATGCACAGTGGCAGAAGGGGATCTGCCGATGTCGGGGGAGCACATCGAAGCCGACATCCTGCTCGACGACTGCTACGTCGGACCCGAACAGCTGCTCGGTGAAATCGGTCAAGGTCTGCGCATCGGATTGGGCCGGGTCACGGTCAACCGGCTGCTGCACTGCCCGACCGCACTGGGCGGCGCGCGGCGTGCGCTGGCGTTGTCGGTGGACTACGCCAAGACTCGGATGGTCAACGGGGCGCCGCTGGGCATGCTGCAATCGATCCAGCATCGCCTGGCGGACATGGCGGCCGACTATTACGCCGCGCGATCGATGACCTACGACGCGCTGGCGGCACTCGATGCCGGTAGCCGGCCCCGAGTCGAGGCGTTCTTGTGCAAGTTGTTCGTCGCGGAGAAGGCGTTCGACATCGCCGACCACGCGGTCCAGATCCACGGCAAAGCCGGTGTGGTGCGCGGCGGCGAGATCGAATCCCTGTTCCAGCGACTGCGTATGTTCCGCATTCTGACCGGATCCTCGGAGATTCAGCGCAACGGCATCGCCCGCGAACTGCTCCTCGCTTGA
- a CDS encoding amino acid ABC transporter substrate-binding protein, whose protein sequence is MVRGRICCPHTEEREPVRHNLVAAVMLTVLAATGLSACGSADPNVLKIGTEGVYAPFSYQGSDGELTGFDIEVVQAVAEKLGKKVEFVQIPWDAIFAGLESKRFDLIANQVTVNDERKDKYALSQPYTFSEGVIVTRTDNNDIASLADLNGKTCAESPTTTWAKVATNAGAKIEAVEGFVQAIQLLKAGRVDATVNDNLAVAEYTKKTGDTSVRIAGKTGAASLQAFAARKGDALMTDVDKALAALRADGTLAKISDEYFGTDVSK, encoded by the coding sequence GTGGTGCGCGGACGTATTTGCTGTCCGCACACCGAAGAGAGGGAACCCGTGCGTCACAACCTGGTCGCCGCCGTCATGCTCACCGTCCTCGCCGCTACCGGGCTCAGTGCCTGTGGCAGTGCCGACCCCAACGTGTTGAAGATCGGCACCGAAGGCGTTTACGCGCCCTTCAGCTATCAGGGCTCCGACGGCGAACTCACCGGCTTCGACATCGAGGTAGTCCAGGCGGTCGCCGAAAAGCTCGGCAAGAAGGTCGAGTTCGTGCAGATTCCGTGGGACGCGATTTTCGCGGGACTCGAGTCGAAACGCTTCGACCTCATCGCCAACCAGGTGACAGTCAATGACGAGCGCAAGGACAAATACGCGCTGTCGCAGCCTTACACCTTCTCCGAGGGTGTGATTGTCACGCGGACAGACAACAACGACATCGCCTCGCTCGCCGACCTCAATGGCAAGACCTGCGCGGAGTCGCCGACCACGACCTGGGCGAAGGTCGCCACGAATGCGGGCGCGAAAATCGAAGCGGTGGAAGGCTTCGTGCAGGCCATCCAGCTGCTGAAGGCCGGCCGCGTCGACGCCACCGTCAACGACAACCTCGCGGTCGCCGAATACACCAAGAAAACCGGCGATACCAGCGTGCGGATCGCCGGCAAAACCGGCGCCGCCAGCCTGCAGGCGTTTGCCGCGCGCAAAGGTGATGCGCTGATGACCGACGTCGACAAGGCATTGGCGGCCCTGCGCGCCGACGGTACGCTGGCGAAGATTTCCGATGAATATTTCGGCACCGACGTCAGCAAATAG
- a CDS encoding serine hydrolase domain-containing protein produces the protein MTRTLRNDDIIWGRGFLDPAHVRHNATAVRETGPTRAVWRGAGDPRPLPSAPIDLSDISLAWTHGRTVPLATALAESETDALLVMHRGRKVYETYLHGYRAHEPHLNASAAKSYLGLLAALLEDQGLLNRDSPVAHYVPEFAGTGYGDATIDQLLHMSTDVRFGNRPYDRVLEAHRYWAVVTPSLRPQGYRGPTTILDHLATARAAGPYGREFRYENGNVEALAEVLRRITGISTAELFSTLLWSKIGTAEDGCYLLDSAGTEMACGGFAATASDVARLGEMLRCGGAVGDRQIVPARVVDAIGRVSSGPAARVRLPRDSADAPASLSYRDFWWVLNDGYGSYMASGIHGQRLFISPGTDLVIVHYGAHILSPSAPQPPLAGLFAQIAAVLMGSATRN, from the coding sequence ATGACACGAACGCTGCGCAACGACGACATCATTTGGGGCCGTGGGTTTCTCGATCCCGCCCACGTTCGCCACAACGCGACCGCGGTGCGCGAAACAGGACCCACCCGGGCGGTTTGGCGCGGCGCCGGCGACCCGCGGCCGTTGCCGAGTGCTCCGATCGATCTGTCCGACATCTCCCTCGCATGGACCCATGGCCGCACGGTCCCGCTGGCGACGGCGCTGGCGGAATCCGAGACCGACGCCCTGCTGGTCATGCACCGCGGCCGGAAAGTCTACGAGACATACCTGCACGGCTACCGGGCGCACGAACCGCATCTGAACGCCTCGGCGGCCAAGTCCTACCTCGGCTTGCTGGCAGCCCTGCTGGAAGACCAAGGCCTGCTCAACCGGGATTCGCCGGTCGCGCACTACGTCCCGGAGTTCGCCGGGACCGGCTACGGTGACGCTACGATCGACCAGCTCCTGCACATGAGCACCGACGTCCGTTTCGGCAATCGCCCCTACGATCGGGTGCTGGAGGCCCACCGCTATTGGGCGGTGGTGACGCCGTCGCTGCGGCCGCAGGGCTATCGCGGTCCCACCACTATCCTCGACCACCTCGCGACCGCCCGCGCCGCCGGCCCTTACGGCCGCGAATTCCGTTACGAGAACGGCAATGTCGAAGCGCTCGCGGAGGTGCTGCGCCGCATCACCGGAATCTCGACGGCCGAGCTGTTCAGCACGCTGCTGTGGTCGAAGATCGGCACCGCCGAGGACGGGTGCTACCTGCTCGATTCCGCGGGCACGGAGATGGCGTGCGGTGGTTTCGCCGCGACCGCCTCGGACGTCGCGAGGCTGGGGGAGATGTTGCGTTGCGGCGGCGCGGTCGGAGACCGGCAGATCGTTCCCGCCCGGGTGGTCGATGCGATCGGCCGAGTGTCCAGCGGCCCGGCGGCCCGGGTCCGGCTGCCCCGCGACAGTGCCGACGCACCTGCCTCGTTGAGCTATCGCGATTTCTGGTGGGTGCTCAACGACGGGTACGGCTCCTATATGGCCAGCGGAATCCATGGCCAGCGTCTGTTCATTTCCCCCGGAACCGACCTCGTGATCGTCCACTACGGCGCGCATATCCTCTCACCGTCCGCGCCGCAGCCGCCATTGGCCGGACTCTTCGCGCAGATCGCCGCGGTATTGATGGGCTCGGCAACACGCAACTGA
- a CDS encoding FAD-dependent monooxygenase, with the protein MSDSNEKRVLVVGMGVSGLATAARLHRAGWTPVVVERSPSRRSGGYFVLLFGAGRAAARRLGILDAMHDRTTTTPTLDLDRRGRIRPGVSMSDLPGQPWMMLRGDAERAAYSVLPDEVEIRFSTVPTSIEQDGDDVWVTLRDTSADTSVTERFDLVVGADGVRSTVRALVFGPHDRYLKRLNYMIAAFQFPGTPTDLVPTQGATLFEPGRSMWVFPFADHDPTVLLTYRTDDVDAEFTQPPADSVRAAFGPAPLSGVLAEAVAALESADTMLFDSVEQVRMDSWHRGRVVLVGDAAWCVSLYAGMGVSTGFAGADLLGTMLERHRDIETALSEWEAALRPYLTHYQDKGIDQRRIFVMDNRFQIMMRRALPLLSRTRLGKRIADWVMDTADIIEFKNADIVGKVLRGLPPTGPHERITVA; encoded by the coding sequence ATGAGTGATTCAAATGAAAAGCGGGTTCTGGTGGTCGGAATGGGTGTCAGCGGATTGGCCACGGCCGCCCGGCTACACCGGGCGGGATGGACGCCGGTTGTGGTCGAGCGGTCACCGAGCCGACGCTCCGGCGGCTACTTCGTGTTGCTGTTCGGGGCGGGACGAGCGGCCGCGCGCCGGCTGGGGATTCTCGATGCCATGCACGACCGCACCACGACGACACCGACCCTCGATCTCGACCGCCGCGGACGTATCCGCCCCGGCGTTTCGATGAGTGATCTGCCCGGTCAGCCGTGGATGATGCTGCGCGGCGACGCGGAAAGGGCCGCGTACTCGGTGCTTCCCGACGAGGTGGAGATCCGTTTCTCGACCGTGCCGACCTCGATCGAGCAGGACGGCGACGACGTATGGGTGACACTGCGCGACACCTCGGCAGATACCTCGGTGACCGAGCGATTCGACCTGGTCGTCGGCGCGGACGGAGTGCGATCGACCGTGCGCGCCTTGGTGTTCGGGCCGCACGACCGATACCTGAAGCGCCTGAACTACATGATCGCCGCGTTCCAATTCCCCGGCACACCCACCGATCTGGTGCCCACCCAAGGCGCGACCCTGTTCGAGCCGGGCCGCTCGATGTGGGTCTTTCCGTTCGCCGACCACGATCCGACGGTGCTGCTGACCTACCGCACCGACGATGTCGACGCCGAGTTCACCCAGCCCCCCGCCGACAGCGTTCGCGCTGCCTTCGGGCCCGCGCCGCTCAGCGGCGTCCTCGCCGAGGCGGTGGCCGCGCTGGAATCCGCCGACACCATGTTGTTCGATTCGGTCGAGCAGGTGCGGATGGACAGCTGGCATCGCGGCCGGGTGGTCCTGGTCGGAGACGCGGCGTGGTGCGTGAGCCTCTATGCCGGAATGGGCGTCTCGACTGGTTTCGCGGGCGCGGATCTGCTCGGCACCATGCTGGAGCGGCACCGCGATATCGAGACCGCACTCAGCGAATGGGAAGCCGCGCTGCGTCCCTATCTGACCCACTACCAGGACAAAGGCATCGATCAGCGCCGAATCTTCGTGATGGACAATCGGTTCCAGATCATGATGCGCCGCGCGCTGCCACTGTTGTCGCGGACCCGGCTCGGCAAGCGGATCGCCGACTGGGTGATGGACACCGCTGACATCATCGAATTCAAGAATGCCGATATTGTCGGCAAGGTACTGCGCGGACTTCCGCCGACCGGCCCACACGAGAGGATCACCGTTGCCTGA
- a CDS encoding hemerythrin domain-containing protein, with the protein MPRSLAAQTETDLGGALSVLTLQRRDHQRLELLLDRVESSSGSERGAALTALCRLVFPHAFAEEAVLWPLVRRTLPDGAELTLRVEQEHQEINELFTELEVTDPGSLEHMRLFERIAELLRQDARDEEDVLLPKLQEALDPRALRRAGVLWLAVRYTAPTRPHPTVARRPPGNALAALPLTGLDRSRDRLDQASRRAPAPLAAGCRGASRALATVAGAVEHLPPLRRGENPTTRT; encoded by the coding sequence ATGCCACGCTCACTTGCCGCTCAAACGGAAACCGACCTCGGCGGCGCATTGAGTGTCTTGACGCTGCAGCGTCGCGACCACCAGCGGCTGGAACTGCTCTTGGACCGGGTCGAGTCCAGCAGCGGTAGTGAGCGCGGTGCCGCGCTGACCGCGCTGTGCCGGCTGGTCTTCCCGCACGCGTTCGCGGAGGAGGCGGTGTTGTGGCCGCTGGTTCGCCGGACGCTGCCCGACGGCGCGGAGCTGACGTTGCGGGTGGAACAGGAACACCAGGAGATCAACGAGCTGTTCACCGAACTCGAAGTGACCGACCCCGGCAGTCTCGAGCATATGCGGCTGTTCGAGCGCATTGCCGAACTGCTCCGGCAGGACGCGCGCGACGAGGAGGATGTCCTGCTGCCGAAGCTGCAGGAGGCGCTGGACCCGCGCGCGTTGCGCCGGGCCGGTGTGCTGTGGCTGGCGGTCCGGTACACCGCGCCCACCCGACCGCACCCCACCGTCGCCCGCCGGCCACCGGGAAACGCACTGGCCGCGCTGCCGCTGACGGGGCTGGACCGATCGCGGGATCGGCTCGACCAGGCTTCGCGCCGAGCGCCGGCGCCGTTGGCCGCCGGATGCCGTGGCGCCAGCCGTGCTCTCGCGACGGTGGCCGGGGCGGTCGAACACCTGCCCCCGCTGCGCCGCGGCGAAAACCCCACGACAAGGACCTGA
- a CDS encoding MFS transporter: protein MSTENCVLPHAGKPGAGAREWFGLALLALPTVLLGLDVTVLYLVAPSMAAELNPTAAQSLWIMDAYGFFIAGFLITMGTLGDRIGRRRLLMIGVAAFAAVSVVAAFAPSAELLIAARALLGVAGATLMPSTLSLISNMFSDLRQRAVAIGVWATMFALGMAAGPIVGGALVDRFWWGAAFLLAVPVAIAVLAGAHRLLPEYSTPGAGRLDPLSVALSLAAILPVVYAVKHFATHGADVSTLPLVLIGAGSGIAFARRQLRLASPLLDVTLFADRAFSAALTVLLIGLVGVGGTMYLVTQYLQLVEGLSPAVAGLWMGPPALAMFAAAIGAPIVARSIRPGTVMAVTQGLSLVGYALLATADTGSAGRTVAGFAFVYLGLGAIAALGTDIVVGAAPAAKSGSAAALSETVQELGLAVGVALLGSLTAASYRAQVQPPTQVAPEVAARVADSLDGTVAVAAQLPPETVHGAREAFTTGMNIASITAGAAIVVVIILCVVMLRHIRPIGETRPGLPGPEGA, encoded by the coding sequence ATGTCGACGGAAAATTGCGTCTTGCCGCATGCCGGGAAGCCTGGTGCCGGAGCGCGGGAGTGGTTCGGCCTGGCACTGTTGGCGCTGCCGACCGTGCTGCTCGGGTTGGACGTCACGGTCCTGTACCTGGTGGCGCCGAGCATGGCCGCGGAGCTGAATCCCACTGCGGCACAGTCCTTGTGGATCATGGACGCCTACGGCTTCTTCATCGCCGGCTTCCTCATCACCATGGGCACACTGGGCGATCGAATCGGCAGGCGGCGTCTGCTGATGATCGGCGTCGCGGCATTCGCGGCCGTCTCGGTCGTCGCGGCATTCGCCCCGAGCGCCGAACTGCTGATCGCGGCACGGGCGTTGCTGGGCGTCGCCGGTGCCACGCTCATGCCCTCGACGCTGTCGCTGATCAGCAATATGTTCAGCGACCTACGCCAGCGGGCGGTAGCGATCGGTGTGTGGGCCACCATGTTCGCTCTCGGTATGGCGGCCGGTCCGATAGTCGGCGGCGCGCTGGTCGATCGATTCTGGTGGGGTGCCGCCTTCCTGCTCGCGGTGCCGGTGGCGATCGCCGTGCTGGCGGGCGCGCATAGGTTGCTGCCGGAATACTCGACGCCTGGTGCCGGCCGGCTCGACCCCCTCAGCGTCGCGCTGTCCTTGGCCGCCATCCTGCCGGTGGTCTACGCCGTGAAGCACTTCGCCACCCACGGGGCCGACGTATCGACGCTGCCGCTCGTACTGATCGGAGCGGGTTCCGGAATTGCCTTCGCGCGCAGGCAACTTCGGCTCGCCTCCCCGCTGCTGGATGTGACCTTGTTCGCCGATCGCGCCTTCTCCGCCGCCTTGACGGTTCTGCTGATCGGGCTGGTCGGCGTGGGCGGCACGATGTATCTCGTCACCCAGTACTTGCAGCTGGTCGAAGGGCTCTCCCCGGCGGTGGCCGGATTGTGGATGGGCCCACCGGCGCTGGCGATGTTCGCCGCCGCCATCGGCGCCCCCATCGTGGCCAGGAGCATCCGGCCGGGGACGGTCATGGCGGTCACGCAGGGCCTGTCCCTGGTCGGATACGCACTCCTCGCCACCGCGGACACCGGCAGCGCGGGGCGGACGGTGGCGGGATTCGCCTTCGTCTATCTGGGATTGGGAGCTATCGCCGCGCTGGGCACCGACATCGTCGTCGGCGCCGCTCCGGCCGCGAAGTCCGGATCGGCGGCGGCTTTGTCGGAAACCGTGCAGGAACTCGGGCTCGCCGTAGGAGTCGCCTTGCTGGGCAGCCTGACCGCCGCCAGCTACCGTGCACAGGTTCAGCCGCCCACCCAGGTGGCGCCCGAGGTCGCCGCCCGTGTCGCCGACAGCCTCGACGGCACCGTGGCTGTCGCCGCCCAACTCCCGCCGGAGACCGTGCACGGCGCGCGGGAAGCGTTCACCACCGGGATGAACATAGCCTCCATCACCGCGGGAGCCGCGATCGTGGTCGTTATCATTCTGTGCGTGGTTATGCTCAGGCACATTCGTCCCATCGGGGAAACCCGGCCGGGCTTGCCCGGACCTGAGGGTGCGTAA
- a CDS encoding TetR/AcrR family transcriptional regulator, with protein MGDSESTDGRKARGHKRRAEIIEATLAVVQRDGAAGVTHRTVAKEAGIPVSLSNYYFASLDDLLVAALTSIAEAYTARIRHIIDHRDDKLRGLAELIAESAGPGRDRALAERELSTLAARRPALRPVARRWRESVAELARHCTDDPDAVTTVVATSDGLCAAILIDNAPADADYVHAVLRQALGVKSEA; from the coding sequence ATGGGGGACAGCGAATCCACGGACGGGCGCAAAGCCCGAGGGCACAAACGCCGAGCCGAAATCATCGAGGCCACCTTGGCGGTCGTACAGCGGGACGGCGCGGCCGGTGTCACCCATCGCACCGTAGCCAAGGAAGCCGGTATACCGGTCAGCCTGAGCAACTACTACTTCGCCAGCCTCGACGACCTACTGGTCGCCGCCCTGACCAGCATCGCCGAGGCTTATACCGCGCGCATCCGCCACATCATCGACCACCGCGACGACAAACTTCGCGGCCTCGCTGAACTCATTGCCGAATCCGCGGGCCCCGGCCGAGACCGCGCCCTGGCCGAACGCGAACTCTCCACGCTTGCCGCCCGCCGCCCCGCTCTCCGTCCCGTCGCCCGCCGCTGGCGCGAAAGCGTCGCCGAACTCGCCCGGCACTGCACCGACGACCCTGATGCCGTAACCACTGTCGTCGCGACCTCCGACGGTCTGTGCGCCGCCATCCTGATCGACAATGCGCCCGCTGACGCCGACTACGTGCACGCCGTCTTGCGGCAAGCGCTCGGCGTGAAAAGCGAAGCGTGA
- a CDS encoding TetR/AcrR family transcriptional regulator: MPDLPEHSSPKAARILAAAGDLLLSVGSKGMTIADVARKAHVGKGTVYLYWKSKEDLLLGVVGRDYIAVADEIIAAVSADPDLARPSRLCPFLLRVMAGHPYANALMARDEELLGVIAADPAITRLFDTLGPDAMMHDVLPMWRADGMARTDWSAADQAFALQALTTGFLATAADRSTRSLAVDPETVFAAAVTALLGPDAATAEQVRSTAEKGLRSLAERRADVWNHISPA; this comes from the coding sequence TTGCCTGATCTGCCCGAGCACAGTTCGCCCAAGGCCGCGCGTATTCTCGCCGCTGCGGGCGATCTGCTGCTCAGCGTCGGCAGTAAAGGGATGACGATCGCCGACGTGGCCCGGAAGGCGCACGTCGGCAAGGGCACCGTTTACCTGTATTGGAAGTCCAAGGAAGACCTTCTGCTGGGCGTGGTCGGGCGGGACTACATCGCCGTGGCCGACGAGATCATCGCCGCGGTCTCCGCCGATCCCGACCTGGCCCGCCCGTCCCGGCTGTGCCCCTTCCTGCTGCGTGTCATGGCGGGGCATCCGTATGCGAATGCCCTGATGGCCCGGGACGAGGAACTACTCGGCGTCATAGCGGCGGATCCAGCGATCACCCGGCTTTTCGACACCCTGGGGCCCGACGCCATGATGCATGACGTCCTGCCGATGTGGCGTGCCGATGGCATGGCGCGCACCGACTGGTCGGCGGCCGACCAGGCCTTCGCCCTGCAGGCGCTGACCACCGGATTTCTCGCGACCGCGGCCGACCGCTCGACCCGGTCCCTGGCAGTCGACCCCGAGACGGTATTCGCGGCCGCCGTCACCGCCCTGCTCGGCCCCGACGCCGCCACCGCCGAGCAGGTGCGGTCCACCGCGGAGAAGGGTCTACGTTCGCTCGCCGAGCGGCGCGCGGACGTGTGGAACCACATCAGTCCCGCCTGA